The Paenibacillus uliginis N3/975 genome has a window encoding:
- a CDS encoding MarR family winged helix-turn-helix transcriptional regulator — protein sequence MENNTIGSLIWLRLIRFTNQSNQMSNEFLKRFDLTTAQFDVLAQIHVYQPLTQIELAEKVTVTQGGISRMLARLEKEGYIARKQEWKTKTISLTEKGTAILEEAMPEQLAFQSSFFDDILNEEEKKTLYSLMTRVHKHSQKKQIPPQ from the coding sequence GTGGAGAATAATACGATTGGTTCGTTAATCTGGTTACGTTTAATTCGTTTCACCAACCAGAGTAACCAAATGTCGAATGAGTTTTTAAAGCGATTTGATTTAACAACAGCACAATTTGATGTACTTGCGCAAATACATGTATATCAGCCATTAACACAGATCGAGCTTGCTGAAAAGGTAACCGTCACACAAGGTGGAATTTCTCGCATGCTTGCCCGTCTTGAAAAAGAAGGTTACATTGCGCGAAAGCAAGAGTGGAAAACAAAAACAATTTCCTTAACTGAAAAAGGGACTGCAATACTAGAAGAAGCGATGCCGGAACAACTAGCGTTCCAATCATCATTTTTTGACGACATATTAAATGAAGAAGAAAAGAAAACATTATATTCATTAATGACACGTGTGCATAAGCATAGCCAAAAAAAACAAATACCACCCCAGTAA
- a CDS encoding DUF2268 domain-containing protein, translating into MNIIIENTITQYETMLSLPNEKKEDFFRYTMMKPLEDMWRTINVPMKAKEPNGYDVLMATQMMGYLDIHNNDVAEKALRDLKEINALEIAKKTIADCIAFSSASGLVVKAEDIIFGMYIADPIKLQNEDGYCGFGGIPGYVTITIHPNEYNIPRMPSLIAHEFHHNLRFSYFDWDHGDVTVGEYIIIEGLADSFATALYGEEYLGPWVTSIDQEELEYSINVIREGLDVKGFAEVSSYMFGDEFAKKEGYPPVGLSPGAGYAVGYHVVQSFTKRNNITIQEATLLSAEDIIKGSGVL; encoded by the coding sequence ATGAATATTATTATAGAAAATACGATAACCCAGTACGAAACCATGCTTTCTTTACCGAATGAGAAAAAAGAGGACTTCTTTAGGTACACAATGATGAAGCCTCTGGAAGATATGTGGAGGACAATAAATGTCCCCATGAAGGCTAAGGAGCCCAACGGATATGATGTTTTGATGGCCACTCAAATGATGGGATACTTAGACATTCATAATAACGATGTCGCTGAGAAGGCTTTAAGGGATTTAAAAGAAATCAACGCACTTGAAATCGCGAAGAAAACGATAGCAGACTGTATTGCATTTTCATCAGCATCAGGCTTGGTCGTAAAGGCGGAGGATATAATATTCGGGATGTATATTGCCGATCCTATAAAGCTCCAGAATGAAGATGGATACTGCGGTTTTGGTGGTATTCCGGGTTATGTCACGATAACCATTCATCCAAACGAATATAATATTCCGAGAATGCCCTCACTGATTGCACATGAGTTTCATCATAATTTGCGCTTTTCCTATTTTGATTGGGATCATGGGGATGTCACTGTAGGCGAATATATCATTATTGAGGGACTCGCAGATTCTTTCGCAACTGCTCTGTACGGGGAAGAATATTTAGGTCCATGGGTGACTTCTATTGATCAGGAAGAACTGGAATATTCCATTAACGTCATACGGGAAGGTCTGGATGTTAAAGGATTTGCGGAAGTCAGCAGTTATATGTTCGGGGATGAATTCGCCAAGAAGGAAGGCTATCCACCTGTAGGTCTATCCCCAGGAGCGGGATATGCTGTCGGTTATCATGTAGTTCAATCTTTTACGAAAAGAAACAATATTACAATTCAAGAAGCTACATTGCTGAGTGCAGAAGACATAATTAAGGGATCGGGTGTTCTTTAA
- a CDS encoding LLM class flavin-dependent oxidoreductase, whose amino-acid sequence MEKYRIDTNKGMEFGLYSIGEHLVDPTTGTRISAEQRIHEIIETSKLAEEAGLDVFAVGESHQAHFTTQAHTVILGAIAHATKNIKIASSATVLSTSDPVRVYEDFATLDLISQGRAEIVAGRGSRVGAYSLLGYDVRDYEELFEEKMDLLLKLNAEETVTWEGQFRAPLKNATIIPQPQNEQMPIWRAVGGPPASAIKAGYAGVPMMLTTLGGPAVNFKIAVDAYREAAQKSGFDSSTLPIATTSLFYTAETSQDALREYYPHINSGMMALKGGGYPKQQFAQATDHRDALMIGSPQQIIEKMLYQYELYGHQRFMAQIDFGGLPFEKIVKNIELIATEIMPAIKKHTAKK is encoded by the coding sequence ATGGAAAAATATCGTATCGATACAAATAAAGGAATGGAATTTGGTTTATATTCGATCGGTGAGCATCTGGTAGATCCGACGACCGGAACTCGAATTAGCGCTGAGCAGCGTATTCATGAAATCATTGAAACAAGCAAGCTGGCAGAAGAAGCAGGCCTGGATGTATTTGCAGTAGGTGAGAGCCATCAGGCACATTTTACAACACAAGCACATACGGTAATTTTAGGCGCGATTGCCCACGCAACAAAGAACATTAAAATTGCAAGCTCGGCAACCGTGTTAAGCACGTCGGATCCTGTGCGCGTATACGAAGATTTTGCAACACTCGATCTGATTTCACAAGGCCGTGCTGAAATTGTTGCTGGTCGTGGCTCTCGTGTCGGTGCTTACAGTTTGCTCGGTTATGATGTACGTGATTATGAAGAATTGTTTGAAGAAAAGATGGATCTATTACTGAAGCTAAATGCTGAAGAGACCGTAACGTGGGAAGGACAATTCCGGGCACCACTCAAAAATGCAACCATTATTCCGCAGCCGCAAAATGAACAAATGCCGATTTGGCGTGCAGTAGGGGGGCCACCAGCAAGTGCAATCAAAGCAGGTTATGCCGGTGTTCCAATGATGTTAACAACGCTGGGTGGTCCGGCTGTTAACTTTAAGATTGCTGTTGATGCATATCGGGAAGCAGCACAGAAAAGCGGTTTTGATTCTTCAACATTACCAATAGCGACAACCAGTTTGTTCTATACAGCAGAAACCTCGCAGGACGCACTTCGAGAATACTACCCTCACATCAATTCTGGGATGATGGCATTAAAGGGTGGCGGATATCCAAAACAGCAATTTGCCCAGGCGACGGATCATCGCGATGCGCTAATGATCGGCAGCCCGCAGCAAATTATTGAAAAAATGCTTTACCAATATGAACTGTATGGACATCAACGATTCATGGCACAAATCGACTTTGGTGGTTTACCGTTTGAGAAAATCGTGAAGAACATTGAGCTCATAGCAACAGAGATTATGCCAGCCATTAAAAAGCATACGGCAAAAAAATAA
- a CDS encoding ring-cleaving dioxygenase, whose amino-acid sequence MYQIPGHHHISMLTKNAQLNNEFYQKILGLRRVKKTVNQDNPFMYHLFYGDLTGSAGTELSFFEMPAAGRTVRGTNAITQIGLLVPSSESLEYWKGRFEQYDVKHGDITTYAGREALPFEDSEGLRLILINNNGAEVPEDWAAWEQSLVEQEHRILGMGTVEMTVRNVDKLAKTLTDMFGYIEVSRSEQEAIYQSVEGQVLGEIVVKQQDGPSEKPGRGSIHHLAIRVKNEEEIAYWNEVVKKRGFQSTGVIDRFYFKSLYFRESNGILFEIATDGPGFTADSKVEDLGEKLDLPPFLEGRRAEIEAGLTPLE is encoded by the coding sequence ATGTACCAAATTCCAGGACACCATCATATATCCATGCTGACAAAAAATGCTCAATTGAATAATGAATTTTATCAAAAGATATTGGGCTTACGCAGAGTGAAGAAGACCGTCAATCAAGATAATCCTTTCATGTACCATTTATTTTATGGGGATTTAACCGGAAGCGCGGGCACAGAGCTATCTTTTTTTGAAATGCCGGCCGCAGGCAGAACTGTGCGTGGTACCAATGCGATTACACAGATTGGCCTGCTTGTCCCATCATCCGAAAGCTTGGAATATTGGAAAGGGCGCTTTGAACAATACGATGTAAAACATGGTGATATCACCACGTATGCAGGCAGAGAAGCATTGCCATTTGAAGACTCGGAAGGGCTTCGCCTTATTCTCATTAACAACAATGGTGCGGAAGTGCCGGAGGATTGGGCGGCATGGGAACAATCATTAGTCGAACAAGAACATCGCATTTTAGGGATGGGAACGGTAGAAATGACCGTACGGAATGTAGACAAATTGGCTAAAACACTAACAGATATGTTCGGATATATCGAAGTCTCGCGTTCAGAACAAGAAGCGATTTACCAATCGGTTGAAGGGCAAGTGCTTGGTGAAATTGTGGTGAAGCAGCAAGATGGACCAAGCGAAAAGCCGGGCCGAGGTAGCATTCATCATTTGGCGATTCGTGTGAAAAACGAAGAGGAGATCGCTTACTGGAATGAAGTTGTAAAAAAACGGGGCTTCCAATCAACGGGTGTTATTGATCGCTTTTACTTCAAAAGTTTATACTTCCGTGAATCCAATGGTATTTTATTCGAAATTGCGACAGATGGGCCGGGATTTACAGCAGATTCTAAGGTTGAAGATTTAGGTGAAAAACTTGATTTACCACCATTTTTAGAAGGAAGACGTGCTGAAATTGAAGCTGGATTAACACCATTAGAATAA